A window of the Xenopus laevis strain J_2021 chromosome 9_10L, Xenopus_laevis_v10.1, whole genome shotgun sequence genome harbors these coding sequences:
- the LOC108703892 gene encoding histone H1-like isoform X1 — translation MEETRKLEDTLETALMNLPSTSFKSFKNKLIGYKEITVQDLEPAGPEEVVKKIIRYYTVKRAPKLFITLLESINERQAALELKTALKTIKTTTAPKKKTPVKAPTKKKTPGGQKKSSTAEKKKTPVKAPTKKKTSGSQKKAATATKKKTPVKATTAAKKKTPAKSPAAANKKTPVKAITAAKKKTPVKT, via the exons ATGGAGGAGACTAGAAAACTGGAGGACACATTGGAGACAGCTCTGATGAATCTGCCGAGTACCAGCTTTAAATCGTTCAAGAACAAGCTCATTGGATACAAAGAGATCACAGTGCAGGATTTAGAACCTGCAGGTCCAGAAGAAGTGGTTAAGAAAATAATCAGATACTACACAGTAAAGCGTGCACCAAAGTTATTTATAACATTGCTGGAGTCTATAAATGAGAGGCAGGCCGCTCTAGAACTGAAAACAGCCCTGAAGACAATAAAGACAA CTACTGCTCCGAAAAAGAAAACCCCTGTGAAAGCAC CTACAAAAAAGAAAACTCCTGGAGGCCAGAAGAAATCAT ccactgcagagaaaaagaaaactccTGTGAAAGCAC CTACGAAAAAGAAAACCTCTGGAAGCCAAAAGAAAGCAG CCACTGCTACAAAAAAGAAAACTCCTGTGAAAGCAA CTACTGCTGCCAAAAAGAAAACTCCAGCGAAATCAC CTGCTGCTGCGAATAAGAAAACTCCAGTGAAAGCAA TTACTGCCGCAAAAAAGAAAACCCCTGTGAAAACAT aa
- the LOC108703892 gene encoding histone H1-like isoform X2 has translation MEETRKLEDTLETALMNLPSTSFKSFKNKLIGYKEITVQDLEPAGPEEVVKKIIRYYTVKRAPKLFITLLESINERQAALELKTALKTIKTTTAPKKKTPVKAPTKKKTPGGQKKSSTKKKTSGSQKKAATATKKKTPVKATTAAKKKTPAKSPAAANKKTPVKAITAAKKKTPVKT, from the exons ATGGAGGAGACTAGAAAACTGGAGGACACATTGGAGACAGCTCTGATGAATCTGCCGAGTACCAGCTTTAAATCGTTCAAGAACAAGCTCATTGGATACAAAGAGATCACAGTGCAGGATTTAGAACCTGCAGGTCCAGAAGAAGTGGTTAAGAAAATAATCAGATACTACACAGTAAAGCGTGCACCAAAGTTATTTATAACATTGCTGGAGTCTATAAATGAGAGGCAGGCCGCTCTAGAACTGAAAACAGCCCTGAAGACAATAAAGACAA CTACTGCTCCGAAAAAGAAAACCCCTGTGAAAGCAC CTACAAAAAAGAAAACTCCTGGAGGCCAGAAGAAATCAT CTACGAAAAAGAAAACCTCTGGAAGCCAAAAGAAAGCAG CCACTGCTACAAAAAAGAAAACTCCTGTGAAAGCAA CTACTGCTGCCAAAAAGAAAACTCCAGCGAAATCAC CTGCTGCTGCGAATAAGAAAACTCCAGTGAAAGCAA TTACTGCCGCAAAAAAGAAAACCCCTGTGAAAACAT aa
- the LOC108703892 gene encoding histone H1-like isoform X3, translated as MEETRKLEDTLETALMNLPSTSFKSFKNKLIGYKEITVQDLEPAGPEEVVKKIIRYYTVKRAPKLFITLLESINERQAALELKTALKTIKTTTAPKKKTPVKAPTAEKKKTPVKAPTKKKTSGSQKKAATATKKKTPVKATTAAKKKTPAKSPAAANKKTPVKAITAAKKKTPVKT; from the exons ATGGAGGAGACTAGAAAACTGGAGGACACATTGGAGACAGCTCTGATGAATCTGCCGAGTACCAGCTTTAAATCGTTCAAGAACAAGCTCATTGGATACAAAGAGATCACAGTGCAGGATTTAGAACCTGCAGGTCCAGAAGAAGTGGTTAAGAAAATAATCAGATACTACACAGTAAAGCGTGCACCAAAGTTATTTATAACATTGCTGGAGTCTATAAATGAGAGGCAGGCCGCTCTAGAACTGAAAACAGCCCTGAAGACAATAAAGACAA CTACTGCTCCGAAAAAGAAAACCCCTGTGAAAGCAC ccactgcagagaaaaagaaaactccTGTGAAAGCAC CTACGAAAAAGAAAACCTCTGGAAGCCAAAAGAAAGCAG CCACTGCTACAAAAAAGAAAACTCCTGTGAAAGCAA CTACTGCTGCCAAAAAGAAAACTCCAGCGAAATCAC CTGCTGCTGCGAATAAGAAAACTCCAGTGAAAGCAA TTACTGCCGCAAAAAAGAAAACCCCTGTGAAAACAT aa